From the Acetonema longum DSM 6540 genome, one window contains:
- a CDS encoding UbiD family decarboxylase, whose amino-acid sequence MAHEVSDLRSALELLESVPGQMVSTDVEVDPSAELAGVYRYIGAGGTVARPTKLGPAMIFNKIKGHPGARVVIGVLADRGRVAALLNTRPDRLGFLLRNAVKNAIQPVVVGPDQAKCQEVVYKATDPDFDIRKILPAPTNTPEDAGPYVTFGMCYASDVETGESDVTIHRLCLQSKDEISMFFTPGARHLGAFREKAEALGKPLPISISIGVDPAVEIAACFEPPTTPLGFNELSIAGAIRGKAVELAPCLTIQENCIANAEYVIEGELLVGKRIREDINSNTGKAMPEFPGYTGPANPEVPVIKVKAITTRKNPIMQTCIGPSEEHVNMAGIPTEASIIDMVERAMPGRLQNVYAAPPGGGKFLAVLQFKKGVPSDEGRQRQAALLAFSAFPELKQVILVDEDVDLFDMNDVMWAMTTRLQGDVDIVTIPGVRCHPLDPSNDAACSWTIRDHGIACKTIYDATVPFREKQRFIRAKFMEVDPKKWLPDFGA is encoded by the coding sequence ATGGCGCATGAAGTTTCTGATTTACGGTCTGCTCTGGAATTATTAGAATCGGTACCGGGTCAGATGGTGTCCACTGATGTGGAAGTGGATCCGTCCGCCGAATTGGCGGGGGTTTATCGCTATATCGGCGCCGGCGGCACTGTGGCCAGGCCGACGAAGCTGGGACCGGCGATGATCTTTAACAAAATAAAAGGCCATCCCGGCGCGAGAGTAGTGATCGGTGTGCTTGCCGACCGCGGACGCGTGGCGGCTCTTTTGAACACCAGACCGGACCGGCTGGGTTTCCTGCTGCGCAACGCTGTGAAAAACGCGATCCAGCCGGTTGTCGTCGGCCCTGACCAAGCGAAATGCCAGGAGGTAGTCTATAAGGCGACTGATCCTGATTTCGATATCCGTAAGATACTCCCGGCCCCGACCAATACGCCGGAAGATGCCGGTCCCTATGTAACCTTTGGCATGTGTTACGCTTCGGATGTGGAAACCGGCGAATCCGACGTTACGATTCATCGTCTCTGCCTCCAGTCCAAAGATGAAATTTCCATGTTCTTTACTCCCGGCGCCCGCCATTTAGGCGCTTTTCGCGAAAAGGCAGAAGCATTGGGCAAGCCTTTGCCGATTTCCATCAGCATCGGCGTCGATCCCGCTGTTGAAATCGCCGCTTGCTTTGAGCCGCCGACAACGCCGCTTGGCTTCAACGAGCTGTCCATCGCCGGCGCTATCCGCGGCAAGGCGGTAGAACTTGCGCCTTGCCTGACGATTCAGGAGAACTGCATTGCCAACGCCGAATACGTGATCGAAGGCGAACTGCTGGTCGGCAAACGCATCCGTGAGGACATCAACTCCAATACCGGCAAGGCGATGCCCGAGTTCCCCGGCTACACCGGGCCTGCTAATCCGGAAGTGCCGGTCATTAAGGTGAAAGCCATTACTACCCGTAAAAATCCGATCATGCAGACCTGCATCGGTCCTTCCGAAGAACATGTCAATATGGCCGGCATACCGACGGAAGCTTCCATCATCGACATGGTGGAACGCGCCATGCCGGGGCGTCTGCAAAATGTTTACGCCGCGCCTCCCGGCGGCGGTAAATTTCTGGCCGTTCTCCAATTCAAAAAAGGCGTTCCTTCGGATGAAGGCCGCCAGCGTCAGGCCGCTTTGCTCGCCTTTTCGGCTTTTCCCGAATTGAAGCAGGTCATCCTGGTTGACGAAGACGTTGATCTTTTTGATATGAATGACGTGATGTGGGCGATGACCACCCGCCTGCAGGGGGATGTTGATATCGTCACTATTCCCGGCGTCCGCTGCCATCCGCTTGATCCTTCCAATGATGCCGCCTGCAGCTGGACGATTCGCGATCACGGCATTGCCTGCAAGACCATTTACGATGCAACGGTTCCGTTCAGGGAGAAACAGCGTTTTATACGGGCTAAATTCATGGAAGTGGATCCGAAAAAATGGCTGCCTGATTTTGGTGCATAA
- a CDS encoding SLC13 family permease, which translates to MGKNKGIIGLVLGLMVGIALYFIEFPGLTHEGQLCLAFSLMTVIFWAFGIAQPGYTSGLYLLLLAVFKVAEPTLIFSTWTTSMMYLIIGAYLIATAVKESGLGERIAYWYIARYVTDFKSIIISIFALTFILALLIPHPWPRAFLIMSVMAVVIKSAEIPREDAVKIGFTVFTASIPVSMIFLTGDASINPLAAASCAPETVGWMEWFKIMGLPMIATSFITMFMILFMFKSSRGVTVNKDEIARQRMELGPMTGKEKRTAFWVILAIILWMTDTVHGIDIGWVTLFIAVMMAMPKVGGILAPGSWSGVPVQTLLFLTAAVAIGRVGGATGMNAWIAQTLLPGTVPENMFVLAAFITLVSIVIHMCFGSVIAVMGIVIPAMLAFTKPMGLTSIIPVMIAYTAINAHFILPFHNLAILVGTGEENGMYTEKETIKFGVPFTLVLFIIACLIEIPWWKAIGLW; encoded by the coding sequence ATGGGAAAGAATAAGGGGATCATCGGCCTTGTCCTGGGCCTTATGGTCGGGATCGCTCTCTATTTTATTGAATTTCCCGGGCTGACACATGAAGGCCAATTGTGCCTGGCCTTTTCGTTAATGACAGTGATTTTTTGGGCTTTCGGCATTGCCCAGCCCGGTTATACATCCGGTCTCTATTTACTGTTGCTGGCTGTGTTTAAGGTGGCCGAACCCACTTTGATTTTCTCTACCTGGACAACCTCTATGATGTACCTTATCATTGGCGCATACTTAATTGCGACCGCAGTTAAAGAATCCGGTCTTGGCGAAAGAATTGCCTATTGGTATATTGCCAGGTATGTCACTGATTTTAAGAGTATTATCATCTCTATCTTTGCGCTGACCTTCATTTTAGCATTACTCATTCCGCATCCCTGGCCGCGCGCTTTTCTGATCATGTCGGTTATGGCCGTGGTGATTAAAAGCGCTGAGATCCCGCGTGAAGACGCGGTTAAAATCGGCTTCACCGTATTTACCGCCTCCATTCCGGTTTCCATGATCTTTTTAACCGGCGATGCCTCCATCAATCCTTTGGCGGCGGCCAGCTGCGCCCCGGAAACGGTGGGGTGGATGGAATGGTTCAAAATCATGGGTTTGCCCATGATTGCGACCAGCTTCATCACCATGTTTATGATCTTGTTTATGTTTAAATCCAGCCGAGGAGTAACCGTGAACAAGGATGAAATTGCCCGCCAGCGAATGGAGCTTGGTCCGATGACCGGCAAAGAAAAACGTACCGCGTTCTGGGTGATCCTGGCGATCATTCTTTGGATGACGGACACGGTTCATGGCATTGACATCGGTTGGGTGACTCTGTTCATCGCCGTGATGATGGCCATGCCGAAGGTCGGCGGCATTCTTGCTCCCGGCAGTTGGAGCGGCGTGCCTGTGCAAACTTTGCTCTTCTTGACCGCAGCCGTGGCGATTGGTCGTGTCGGCGGTGCCACCGGCATGAACGCTTGGATCGCCCAAACCCTTCTCCCCGGCACAGTGCCGGAAAATATGTTTGTTCTGGCCGCATTTATCACGCTTGTGTCTATTGTGATCCATATGTGCTTCGGCAGCGTGATTGCCGTCATGGGCATCGTTATTCCCGCCATGCTGGCGTTTACCAAGCCGATGGGCCTGACCAGCATTATTCCCGTTATGATCGCTTATACCGCCATCAACGCCCACTTTATCCTTCCGTTCCATAACCTGGCGATTTTGGTGGGCACGGGTGAGGAAAATGGCATGTATACAGAAAAAGAAACAATCAAATTTGGCGTCCCGTTCACGCTGGTACTGTTTATCATCGCCTGCCTTATCGAAATACCATGGTGGAAAGCGATCGGTCTGTGGTAA
- a CDS encoding UbiX family flavin prenyltransferase, producing MRLIVGISGASGVILGYHMLKALKQIPGMEVHVIVTEGAAKTFEHETDLTVDAVTAAADVVHHNSNMAAAISSGSFKTDGMIIIPCSMKTVSGIAAGFATNLLLRAADVCIKEGRKVVIVPREMPMSRIHLGNIKQAADSGCVVVPPLLTFYNSANSIEKQIHHIIGKILMQFGLDYVEFVGWEGAE from the coding sequence ATGCGTTTGATCGTAGGCATCTCCGGGGCGAGCGGCGTGATTTTGGGATACCATATGCTGAAAGCCTTAAAGCAAATCCCCGGTATGGAAGTGCATGTAATCGTTACCGAAGGCGCTGCCAAAACCTTCGAGCACGAAACGGATTTGACGGTGGACGCAGTGACGGCTGCGGCGGATGTAGTCCATCATAACAGCAATATGGCAGCCGCTATTTCCAGCGGTTCCTTCAAAACCGACGGCATGATCATCATTCCCTGCAGCATGAAAACCGTATCCGGCATCGCTGCCGGTTTTGCGACGAATCTTCTGTTGCGGGCGGCGGACGTATGCATCAAGGAAGGACGCAAAGTCGTTATTGTGCCCCGCGAAATGCCGATGAGCCGGATTCATCTGGGCAATATTAAACAAGCGGCCGATTCGGGCTGCGTCGTCGTTCCTCCTTTATTGACCTTTTACAACAGCGCCAACTCCATAGAAAAACAAATCCATCATATCATCGGCAAAATTTTAATGCAGTTTGGTCTGGATTACGTGGAATTTGTCGGCTGGGAAGGAGCCGAATGA